Below is a genomic region from Criblamydia sequanensis CRIB-18.
TTGGATTCAGGGTTTAAGAATAGATCACATTGACGGACTTTATGATCCAAAGGGTTATGTTAATAAATTAAAAGAAAAAAAAGACATTTATCTTGTGGCAGAAAAGATTCTTGGCTTTAAAGAAAAGCTCTCAACAGATTGGTCGTTTAGCGGTACCACAGGCTATGAATTTTTAGCTCAATCTCAAACGCTATTTTTAAAAAAAGAAAATAAAAATGCCATTCTTGAAACCTATCAAACCTTTACAAATGATTTTAGCTCCAAAGAAAAGATTGAAAGAGAGTCTCGCAAATTTGTTTTAGACCATCCTTTTCAATCTGAAGTGAATAGACTGATCAAAGAATTTAGTGCCTTGGATCTTGGGATTGACAATAAAATGGCTCAAGAAATTATTATGGAGCTTCTTTTATCCTTTCCGATCTATCGAACCTACCTAAGAAAAGGGGATTATCAGGAAGAAGACATGGCTATTTTGAAACAGGTGCTTAATGAACTTGAGAAAAAGTTTTTGTCACTTCCAAAAAAGCAATGGGAAGCTTTTAAAAGTTGTTTTCTAGACCAGGAAAAAGCTGAAAATGCTTTTGTCATGCGCTTTCAACAAACAACCCCCTCTGTTATGGCAAAAGGGATTGAAGATACGGCCATCTACCGATTTTTTCCTTTACTATGCTTATCGGAGGTGGGCCTTTCTTATGACTATTATGGCCAGGATAAAGATGATTTTCATGAACATAATCTTTGGGTGAATAGCTCGTTCCCAAACTCTCTTTTAGCCACTTCAACCCACGACAGCAAATATTCTGCCGATGTCAGATGCCGTTTATCGGTTTTAACCGAGATTCCTGAAATTTGGAAAGAAACCCTTTTTTCCTTCTCTGAAATGAGTGCGGGATATAAGAAAAATGGAACTCCGGACAAAAGGGAAGAGTATTTTATTTATCAGACGTTAATTGGCCTTTGGCCCTTACATGATCTCAAAGAGGATGAATGGCAATTTTTTCATGATAGGATTTGTCAATTTCTACAAAAAGCTATGAGGGAAGCTAAGCTTAAAACTTATTGGATTGAGCCTAATTTAGTTTATGAAAATGAAATAGAACAGTTTGTCAGCAACCTCTTACGGGACAAAACGTTTAAACAATCGGTTTATTCCTTTGTTCGAAAAATTGAAACGGCGGGCTTACTCAACTCTCTTTCTTTATTAGTATTAACACTAACCTCGCCCGGTGTCACAGATATTTATCAAGGGAGCGAAAGTTGGAATTTTTCTTTAGTCGATCCTGACAATCGCCAAAAGATAGATTTTAATAAGCTTAAAGATTCCCTTTCTGAAATTTTTAAAGTGGAAAATTTCGATCCCAAAAACCTC
It encodes:
- the treY gene encoding malto-oligosyltrehalose synthase — its product is MPVSTYRLQLNYLFGLRDCLGLLDYFQELGVDFLYLSPLFAARKKSLHGYDVVDFSSINSEIGSEEDLKKLSEELKKREMGLLLDFVPNHMCVESLDNKWWQDILFRGEKSIYSKVFDIDWQSEKKELKGKVLVPFLGIPLEKALEKGEIEVKTFDNTPKLCYFESQYPICEESTPFLKAFPELVFRQHYLLSDFHRGFVDLNYRRFFYITDLAALRVEVPQVFDAVHEILFKWIDKGWIQGLRIDHIDGLYDPKGYVNKLKEKKDIYLVAEKILGFKEKLSTDWSFSGTTGYEFLAQSQTLFLKKENKNAILETYQTFTNDFSSKEKIERESRKFVLDHPFQSEVNRLIKEFSALDLGIDNKMAQEIIMELLLSFPIYRTYLRKGDYQEEDMAILKQVLNELEKKFLSLPKKQWEAFKSCFLDQEKAENAFVMRFQQTTPSVMAKGIEDTAIYRFFPLLCLSEVGLSYDYYGQDKDDFHEHNLWVNSSFPNSLLATSTHDSKYSADVRCRLSVLTEIPEIWKETLFSFSEMSAGYKKNGTPDKREEYFIYQTLIGLWPLHDLKEDEWQFFHDRICQFLQKAMREAKLKTYWIEPNLVYENEIEQFVSNLLRDKTFKQSVYSFVRKIETAGLLNSLSLLVLTLTSPGVTDIYQGSESWNFSLVDPDNRQKIDFNKLKDSLSEIFKVENFDPKNLIGDLESGKIKQYLLKKGLHFRKKQKDLFLKGSYIPLTLSGSKANQALSFLRKTEEKAFITTVGRFFQNESDPLKMDWEDTAIILPQEESHASFKGLFFNEEIEGNKLYLKDLFQLLPVSILEKSFQKK